Genomic DNA from Acidobacteriota bacterium:
GGGGATCTACGTCCTGCTCCGGTTCGGATTCACTGCCCCGATTCCCTCCTCCGTCGTCTCGCTTTACATGGGAATCGTCTCGATTGCGATCCTGGCGTACGTGTCCTCCAGTCAGGAGCGGCGCGAGGAAGCCTCCCGCCCGCTCGTCCGGTTCATGACGGAGAAGCGGTACACGGCGCTCCTCGGCGCGACGGTCGTCGCCCTCCCGGCGCTCGCGGCCGCGAACGTCTACGTCCAGATGAGCGTCCCCATCGAGCCCCCGCTCTTCCCGCGAACGGTCCACCCCGCCTCCCCGACGGAGGTGACCGTTCACGAGAAGAGGATCGACCTGGACGCCGGAGACAGCCCCTTCCGGCACCTCGAGTCTTCGAATCCGGAAGAGTTCCGCAGGCACGTCGAGAACGGGCGCCAGGTCTACTACCGGAACTGCGTCTTCTGCCACGGCGACGACCTGTCCGGCAACGGCATGTTCGCCCACGCGCTGGACCCGATCCCGACCAACTTCACCGACCAGGGGACGATTCCGAACCTGCGGGAGACGTTCCTCTTCTGGCGGGTTTCCAAGGGGGGACCGGGACTTCCCGAGGAAGGGGGTCCCTGGGACACCGCCATGCCGGCCTGGGAGAAGTTCCTGAAGGAAGAAGAGATGTGGGAGGCGATCCTCTTTCTTTACGATTTCACGGGCCACAGGCCTCGCGCCAGGGAGGAGGTCGCGAGGGAATGATCTCCCGCCCGATCGGCCCGCGCTGGTCTCTCGCTGCAGGTCTCGCGGTCCTGATTGCCGCGGTGTGTCTCGCGCTGACGGGATCGGCGCGGGTGACGGCTCAAAACGTGACCGAAGCGCAGCGCGAGTCCGGCAGGACGCTCTATCTCAAGTACTGCGCGCAGTGCCACGGCGAGAAAGGGGACGGCGAAGGCTACGCCACCCCACACCTGCGCCCCAGGCCCCGCGACTTCACCCAGGGCAAGTTCAAGGTCCGCACGACTCCCAGCGGGGCGCTCCCGACCCATCAGGACCTCGTCGACATCATCAGGCGCGGCATGCCCTACACCTCGATGCCCGCCTGGCCCAACCTCTCCGGCCAGGAAGCATCGGATCTCGCGCACTTCATCACGACGTTCTCCGCCGACTTCTCCAAGGGCGAGAACGCCCCCCAGCCTGTTCCGCTCCCGAGTGCGCCGAACGCCACGAGGGAGTCGATCGAGCTTGGGAAGAAGCTCTATGTTGAAAGCGGCTGCGTGCGGTGCCACGGGACGCTCGGCCGGGGCGACGGACCTTCCGCGCCAACCCTGGTGGACGACTGGGGGCATCCGATACGCGCGGCGAACCTCTCGCAGAACTGGACCTTCCGGGGCGGGTCGTCGCGCGAGGACATCTTCCGGACGATGAGCACGGGGTTCAATGGGACGCCCATGCCGTCGTTCCTCGAGGCGCTGACGCCCGAGCAGCGATGGGCGATCACCGACTTCATCGTCTCGCTCTCGGGCGGCAAGGGGCCTGGCTATACCAACCTGGTCGTCGCCAGGCACGTCCAGGATCCGATCGATCTGAAGAGGGGGGCTGCGAGCTTCGAATC
This window encodes:
- a CDS encoding cytochrome c codes for the protein MNIPIVLAVAAAFGLLRLRRANLLIWAVAWWAGIYVLLRFGFTAPIPSSVVSLYMGIVSIAILAYVSSSQERREEASRPLVRFMTEKRYTALLGATVVALPALAAANVYVQMSVPIEPPLFPRTVHPASPTEVTVHEKRIDLDAGDSPFRHLESSNPEEFRRHVENGRQVYYRNCVFCHGDDLSGNGMFAHALDPIPTNFTDQGTIPNLRETFLFWRVSKGGPGLPEEGGPWDTAMPAWEKFLKEEEMWEAILFLYDFTGHRPRAREEVARE
- a CDS encoding c-type cytochrome translates to MISRPIGPRWSLAAGLAVLIAAVCLALTGSARVTAQNVTEAQRESGRTLYLKYCAQCHGEKGDGEGYATPHLRPRPRDFTQGKFKVRTTPSGALPTHQDLVDIIRRGMPYTSMPAWPNLSGQEASDLAHFITTFSADFSKGENAPQPVPLPSAPNATRESIELGKKLYVESGCVRCHGTLGRGDGPSAPTLVDDWGHPIRAANLSQNWTFRGGSSREDIFRTMSTGFNGTPMPSFLEALTPEQRWAITDFIVSLSGGKGPGYTNLVVARHVQDPIDLKRGAASFESAPVARFPIIGQIMEPGRAFHPPATSVTVQAIYDAESIALLVRWHDMSAQKTGKNGPSLPVPPEEEEESAPGAPQETGQSPFGEAELPPAADPFAEEEAAPAVQPSEFSDAVAIQIPSQVPAGARKPYFIFGDAQNPVDLWFFDLARPDPLQFTGRGSADIAPDDTGELTGVASYDQGEWSVIFKRPLRAGSGASFSPGQFLPVAFSVWDGLSRERGNRRGLTAWYSLYVEPEVVPSAVGPMVKTASLILAIELAVIGWVRRRYGSRAGEESGGRRRQQAATSA